The nucleotide sequence ACCGTCGGGATGCTGCCGACCGGGGCAGGGGCGATGGTCGGGCACTTCGAGGACGTGCGAAAGCATCCCCGATGGCTCTCCGCGCTCCTCCTTCCCGGGCTCGCCGGCGGCGCGATCGGCTCCGCGCTCCTCATCGCGACGCCGGAGCGCGACTTCGCGCGGATCGCGCCGTATCTCGTGCTGTTTGCGACCAGCCTCTTCATCGTCCAGGGGGCGCTCACGTTTCGGCGGGTATCGGCCGTGCCGCGGCCGCCCGGCCGGGTGCGAATTCTCGTCGTCGGCGCGATGCTCTTCGCCGTCGCCGTGTACGACGGTTACTTCGGCGCCGGAAGCGGCATCCTGATGCTGGCGCTGCTCGGGTTTCTCGGCCTTTCGGACATCCACACCGCCAACGGACTCAAGGGCTTCTTCGTGACGGTGATCAACGTGGTCGCTTCCGCCTACTTCATCGCGCGGGGCGCGGTGCACTGGCCCTCGGTCGCCGTGATGGTGGCCGGATCGGCGATCGGCGGGTACGGCGGCGCGCGCTTCGCGCGGCGGATCGGGAGAGGGCCGGCGCGATGGACGGTGATCGCGATAGGACTCACGATGACGGTCGTGCTGCTGGCGAGGGGGCGGAAGCTGTAGCAAAAATCCGAGGGCTCGCGACTTCAGGGCTTGAGCTGTTTCGAGTTTCGTCCTTCGGAATTCGGCTATGCAGTGCTCTCGCGGCCGAGTTAAGCCGCGCGGAACGCGACCGCTTCAACTCGGCGGAGCCCGATTGAGCGACGGCAAAGCCGCTCGCTCCAAGCGGGCGTTCACTGAAATCTCTGAACTTAGACCGTTGTTCTCCGTTAATACCAGCATGGCGGAAACCGTGATCGCCGCGCGCAACCTCCGGAAGGTGTACCGGTCGATCACTGCGCTCGACGGCGTCGACCTGGAAGTCCATTCCGGAGAGTTGTTTGGCCTCCTCGGCCCGAATGGCGCCGGAAAGACGACGACCGTCAAGATCCTCCTCGGGCTGACTCGCGCGACGGCCGGGGAAGCCTCGATCCACGGTATTCCCGTCTCCGACCCGGAGAGCCGGCGGCGCGTCGGATATCTCCCGGAGGGCCATCGGTTCCCGGGGTATCTCACCGCCCGCGAGACGCTGTCGATCTTCGGCCGCATGTCGGGGGTCGATTCGGCGACCCTCGCCCGGCGCATCCCCGGGCTCCTCGAGCGCGTCCGCCTCGAGAAATGGGAGCGCGTCCGGGTCAAGAAGTTCTCGAAGGGCATGGTCCAGAGGCTCGGCCTCGCGGCGGCGCTCGTCCACGATCCGGACGTCCTCCTGCTGGACGAGCCGACCGACGGCGTCGACCCGGTCGGTCGCCGGGAAATCCGCGACCTGCTGCAGGAAGAGGCCCGCCGGGGAAAGGCGATCCTCGTCAACTCCCACCTCCTCTCGGAAATCGAGCTCACCTGCTCGCGCGTGGCGATCCTTCGCGCGGGAAAGATCGCCGCCGAGGGAACGATCGACGATCTGACGCGCCGCGAGTCCCGCTGGCGGATGATCGCCTCGCCCGTCGACGAGGCGCTGATGGCCGCCTTTCGGGAGACCGGCGCCGGAGTCGAGCGCCAGAACGGCCATCTGCTCCTCTCGGTCCGCGACCTCGACCACGTCAACGCGCTCGTCGATCGCGTCCGCTCGCGCGGCGCTTCGCTCGTCGAGCTCTCCCCGCTCAAGTCCAGCCTCGAGGATGTCTTCGTCGGGCTCTTCCGCCCGCCGGACGCGCCGGCGCCCGCCGCTCCGTCGAAGGAAGGGCCGAAGCCATGAGAACGCTCGCCGCCAACATCCAGGACGTCTTCCGCGAGGCCGCGGCACGCTGGACGCTCGTCGCGTATTTCGTCCTGTCGTCGCTCTTCATTTTGATCTTCGCCTTCGCGGTGAACCTCGACATCGTCGACGGCGCGCTCGCGGGGGCGAGGCTCTTCGGGCAGTCCGTCCAGATGGCAGGAGAGCGCGTCGACCTCGACCGCCTCGTGATCGGCTTCGAATCGGGCTTCTCCGCGTTCCTCTACGTCGTCGGCACGTTCCTCGCGATCTTCGCGACGGCGCACCTGACCCCGCGCCTCCAGGAGAAGGGAACGATCGACCTCTATCTCTCGCGTCCGGTCGGGCGCGTGAACCTCCTCGCGTCGCGTTACGTCGCCGGAATGCTGCTCGCCGCAGCGAACGTCGTCTATCTCGTCGGCGCGATCTGGCTGATCGTCGCGTGGAAGACGAGGGTCTTCCACCCGCGTTTCTTCCTCGCCGCGCTCGTGATCCTCTTCGCGATCGCGGTGCTGATGGCGTTCTCCTTCGCGGTCGGCGTCCTGACGTCGTCGACGGGCGTCTCGATCATGGCGACGTACGCGATCTTCTTCTTCTCGGCGATCTTCGCCGGGCACGAGAAGATCGAGGCGGCGATGGCGCACGACTGGCAGGCGGCGATCGTCCGCGGCCTCTACTGGGTGCTGCCGAAGACCGCCGAGCTCGGCCGCGCCGCGATCGCCCTCGTCGGGGGCGGCGCCGTTCCGCGCGCGATGTCGGGCTCGCTCACCGCGCTTCCGTTCACGACGACGGCGGCCTTCGGGCTCGCCTGCTTCGCCGCCGCCGCATGGCTCTTCCAGAGAAAGGATTTCTGATGAAACGCCCGCTCTTCTCGATCGC is from Thermoanaerobaculia bacterium and encodes:
- a CDS encoding ABC transporter permease subunit → MRTLAANIQDVFREAAARWTLVAYFVLSSLFILIFAFAVNLDIVDGALAGARLFGQSVQMAGERVDLDRLVIGFESGFSAFLYVVGTFLAIFATAHLTPRLQEKGTIDLYLSRPVGRVNLLASRYVAGMLLAAANVVYLVGAIWLIVAWKTRVFHPRFFLAALVILFAIAVLMAFSFAVGVLTSSTGVSIMATYAIFFFSAIFAGHEKIEAAMAHDWQAAIVRGLYWVLPKTAELGRAAIALVGGGAVPRAMSGSLTALPFTTTAAFGLACFAAAAWLFQRKDF
- a CDS encoding ABC transporter ATP-binding protein — protein: MAETVIAARNLRKVYRSITALDGVDLEVHSGELFGLLGPNGAGKTTTVKILLGLTRATAGEASIHGIPVSDPESRRRVGYLPEGHRFPGYLTARETLSIFGRMSGVDSATLARRIPGLLERVRLEKWERVRVKKFSKGMVQRLGLAAALVHDPDVLLLDEPTDGVDPVGRREIRDLLQEEARRGKAILVNSHLLSEIELTCSRVAILRAGKIAAEGTIDDLTRRESRWRMIASPVDEALMAAFRETGAGVERQNGHLLLSVRDLDHVNALVDRVRSRGASLVELSPLKSSLEDVFVGLFRPPDAPAPAAPSKEGPKP
- a CDS encoding sulfite exporter TauE/SafE family protein; its protein translation is MTPFHAAHFAPLQAFAPLHAIRFTPLAAIRFTPLAAIPFTPLAAAILFLAAIVASAIGAMAGGSTLITFPALVLLGLPSVVANATSTVGMLPTGAGAMVGHFEDVRKHPRWLSALLLPGLAGGAIGSALLIATPERDFARIAPYLVLFATSLFIVQGALTFRRVSAVPRPPGRVRILVVGAMLFAVAVYDGYFGAGSGILMLALLGFLGLSDIHTANGLKGFFVTVINVVASAYFIARGAVHWPSVAVMVAGSAIGGYGGARFARRIGRGPARWTVIAIGLTMTVVLLARGRKL